The genomic stretch CGTGATCCCGTTCATCCGCATGTAGGTGACGAGGTTGCCGTAGTGCTCGAAGTTGTGCGTCGAGTTGAAGGCCAGGATGCCCGACGCGGCCATGTCGTTGCCGAAGAAGGACCGCACGGTGGCGCCCTGCGCGTCCGTCATCGCGTCGTAGACGCCCTCGCAGTACGCGAACGCAGCGCCGAGCGCGGCGACGATGTCGGCCTTCGTGGTGGCGGCCTCCTCGATGTTCTGCGTGTTGGGGTTCTCCTCCCCTGCTGCCGACGAGCAGAACATGTACTGAGCGTTGGCGACGTGGGCGAGCAGCCCGCCCACGGTGCGCACCTCCTCGGTCGGCCGGTAGGCGTACAGGTCTTCGTCGAGCATCTCGGCCGTACGCATCAGGTTGGTCGCCGTGATGCCGTGCAGCCCCTTCAGGCTCGCCATGACGGGGTCGGTGGGCGCGTCCTGGGCCAGCGCGGTGCCCGTGAGGAGAGCGAGCAGAAGGGCGGAGCGGGTGAGGATGCGGAGCGGGGTCATGGGCTCGGAGGCGTGAGGAGGAGAGCAGCGACGACTCAAAGTAGGCCCTCGCGTCGGAGGCGCCCAAGCCAGACGCGGCCTCCGCCCCTCGCGAGAGAGACAGAGGCCGCAGACCCGGAGGACCGGTCTACTGGGCTGCCACGCCGCGGGCCGTCGCCGGGACCGCCACCGTGCCGACGGGCGTCAGGCTGCCGTCCGCTTCGATGCGGAAGGCGTCCAGCTGCTCGTCGCTCTGGGCGTAGACGAAGCGCAGCGTGATGTTGAGGTCCCGCGGGTTGGGGCCCGTGGTGGCCGTCACGCCGTCGTCGTCGAGGATCTGGAGCGAGCCGTCGGGCTGGATCCGGAAGCCCGTGATGGTGCCGCTGGCCGTGTTGGTGACGTAGAGGAGGTCGCCGAGCGTGCGGACCCAGCAGGCGGCCGTCTCGGTGGTCGGCACGGCGCCGTCGATCACGGAGAGCGCGGTCCCGCTGAGGCTGTACGCCGACACCGTCGAGCCGTCGGCGACGGGCCCGGCGGGCGCGTTGGCGTCGCTGACGAACAGCCGTCCGAACCGGTCGAAGTCGAAGCCGAACGGCGTCACGCCAGCCGACGGATGGACGACGGGCGCCCCGGGCGTCCCATTCGGGCGGACCGGGTAGACCACGATCTGGTCCGACGGGCGGTCGGTCACGACGAGCGTCCGTGCCTTGGGCGAGAAGCCGATCTGCGGCGGCCCGCCGATGCCCGCGGGGAGCGGGGCCGTGCCGCCGGCGAGCGCCGAGAGCCGCCCGTTGCCGAGGCGCCGGAAGCCTGCGATGGAGCCGCCGTCGCCCGTGTTGAGCACGTACACGAGCCGCTGGCTGACGGCGAGGCTGAGCGGACCTGCGCCGCCTGAGGGGACCACCTCCACGAGCGTCAGCCCGGAGCCGGTGACGCGGAAGACCGAGATGTCGTCGCTGCCGCGGTTGATGGCGTAGAGGAAGCGGCCGTCGGGGCTCAGCACGACGGGGTCGGTGGCGGCGCCGAGGCCGCCCCCGGAGCCGGTGCCGCCGGTGGCGACGCGGCCCGCCTCGGTGAGCGCACCGCTCGCGTCGCGGGAGAAGACGAGGACCTCGTTGGCGCCGGCCGCGTCGCTGAGCGTGTAGACGGCGCCGTTGGCGCGCGTCTTCAGCGGGCCGCCGATGCGGTCGAGCGCGGCCTGGAGCGGCAGGCTGGCGAGGAGGGACTCGCCGAGGACGGACGCGTCGAGCATCCGGTCGGCCGACATCGCCACATCGGCCGTGGCGGGGGCGTCGTCGAGGGCCGGTTCGGAGGCGTCGCAGGCGGCGAGCGTGAGCGCCAGCGCGGCGACGGTGAGCAGAGACGAGAATCGAGACATGACGAGAGGGCGCAGAGCGCGGCAGGGAAAAAGGGTCCCGCGCCCGATGTCGCCGGGTGCGGTCCCACAGGGTCCCCCGCGAGGCCCCCTCAAGTCCTCTCGAAACGGTCACATCGGACGGCTCGCTACAGGCGCTGCTCGACGCTCGACGCCCGCCGGACAGTCCCGCCCACGACCAGCCCCGCCGCGATCAAGACGATGTTCTTGACGATGTACTGGCCCTCCAGCGTCAGCGCGAACACGTCCAGGGGTGACGTGAACGGCCACACGGAGAAGCAGACCGCGGGCAGCACGAGGAACGGCAGGAACGTGCCTGGCATCTGGAGCGCCAGCAGCAGCAGCGCCCCGCGCGTCAGCGGCCGGATCAGCAGCATCACCCCGATCAGGATCTCCCAGACCGCCAGCACCGGGTAGAACAGGTCCGCGTCCACGAACGGGACCGTGGCCTTGACCAGCGCTTCGGCGGGGCTCAGGCCGGGCACCAGCTTCAGCGCCCCGAACCACACGAACACCACCCCGACGGCATAGCGCAGCAGGCGGACCCCGTGGCGTCGCATGAACCGAGCGACCCGGTCGTCGAAGGTGTCAAGGGCAGTGTGCGGGAGGCGGGTGAAGTCGGCCATGGCGGAACGGAGCAGAGACCCAACGACGCGCTCCCTCCGCCCCCGCCGCAGACGCCCGGTGAAAAGCACGTCGAGGGTCGACGAACCCGCTCGCCTCGGTCCGAGGTCGGTCGAGGTCAGCCCTCGTACTCGCCCCAGACGGTCCGCAACCGACCGGCGATCTCGCCGACCGTCGCCTCGGCCTCGACGGCGTCCAGCACGCGCGGCACCACGTTCTCATCGCCCCGCGCAGCGGCCTCGACGGCGTCCATCGCGGCCGACCAGCGATCGGCGTCGCGCGCCTCGCGGAGCGCCTGGATGCGGGCGATCTGCTGCTCGCGGACGGCGTCCGACACGCGGAGCAACTCCACGTCCGCCTCGTCTCCCTCCGCCTGAAACCGGTTGACGCCGACGACGACCTGCTCGCCCGCCTCGATCTCACGCTGGGCTCGGTATGCGGAGGTCGCGATGCGGTCCTGGTAGTAGCCGTCCTCGATGGCCGCGACCGCCCCGCCCATCGCGTCCACCTCCTCGATGAGCGCGCGGGCCGCCGCCTCGATGTCGGCCGTGAGGCGCTCGACGAAGAACGAGCCCGCGAGGGGGTCCACGGTCTCGGTCACGCCGGACTCGTAGCCGATCACCTGCTGCGTGCGGAGCGCGAGCGTCGCCGCGGCCTCGGTGGGCAGCGCGAGCGCCTCGTCGTAGCCGTTGGTGTGGAGCGACTGGGTGCCGCCGAGGACGGCCGCGAGCGCCTGGAGGGTCACGCGCGGCACGTTGACGAGCGGCTGCTGGGCCGCCAGCGTCGACCCGGCCGTCTGGGTGTGGAAGCGCAGCATCTGCGCCTTGGGCGAGGTCGCGCCGAAGCGGTCGCGCATGATCTCGGCCCAGAGCGTGCGCGCGGCGCGGAACTTGGCGACCTCCTCGAAGAAGTCGTTGTGGGCGTTGAAGAAGAAGCTCAGCCGCGCGCCGAACGTGTCCACGTCGAGCCCCGCGTCGAGGGCAGCCTGGACGTAGGCGATGCCGTCGGAGAGGGTGAACGCCAGTTCCTCGACGGCCGTCGCGCCCGCCTCGCGGATGTGGTAGCCGCTG from Rubrivirga sp. SAORIC476 encodes the following:
- a CDS encoding DinB family protein → MTPLRILTRSALLLALLTGTALAQDAPTDPVMASLKGLHGITATNLMRTAEMLDEDLYAYRPTEEVRTVGGLLAHVANAQYMFCSSAAGEENPNTQNIEEAATTKADIVAALGAAFAYCEGVYDAMTDAQGATVRSFFGNDMAASGILAFNSTHNFEHYGNLVTYMRMNGITPPSSMQ
- a CDS encoding beta-propeller fold lactonase family protein; translated protein: MSRFSSLLTVAALALTLAACDASEPALDDAPATADVAMSADRMLDASVLGESLLASLPLQAALDRIGGPLKTRANGAVYTLSDAAGANEVLVFSRDASGALTEAGRVATGGTGSGGGLGAATDPVVLSPDGRFLYAINRGSDDISVFRVTGSGLTLVEVVPSGGAGPLSLAVSQRLVYVLNTGDGGSIAGFRRLGNGRLSALAGGTAPLPAGIGGPPQIGFSPKARTLVVTDRPSDQIVVYPVRPNGTPGAPVVHPSAGVTPFGFDFDRFGRLFVSDANAPAGPVADGSTVSAYSLSGTALSVIDGAVPTTETAACWVRTLGDLLYVTNTASGTITGFRIQPDGSLQILDDDGVTATTGPNPRDLNITLRFVYAQSDEQLDAFRIEADGSLTPVGTVAVPATARGVAAQ
- a CDS encoding methylmalonyl-CoA mutase, with product MPTDSTPSETTSGLAVPAVATEADLPADLGDRLGTPGAFPFTRGVYPEMYRSRLWTMRQYAGFSTAEASNERYHALLNAGARGLSVAFDLPTQIGYDPDDPMAEGEVGKVGVSIASIADMRRLFDGIDLESVTTSMTINATAPILLALYVAVAREQGADPRKLGGTIQNDILKEYAARGTYIYPPRPSMRFITDTFAWCADETPRWNTISISGYHIREAGATAVEELAFTLSDGIAYVQAALDAGLDVDTFGARLSFFFNAHNDFFEEVAKFRAARTLWAEIMRDRFGATSPKAQMLRFHTQTAGSTLAAQQPLVNVPRVTLQALAAVLGGTQSLHTNGYDEALALPTEAAATLALRTQQVIGYESGVTETVDPLAGSFFVERLTADIEAAARALIEEVDAMGGAVAAIEDGYYQDRIATSAYRAQREIEAGEQVVVGVNRFQAEGDEADVELLRVSDAVREQQIARIQALREARDADRWSAAMDAVEAAARGDENVVPRVLDAVEAEATVGEIAGRLRTVWGEYEG